A stretch of the Cuculus canorus isolate bCucCan1 chromosome 15, bCucCan1.pri, whole genome shotgun sequence genome encodes the following:
- the EMP2 gene encoding epithelial membrane protein 2, producing MLILLAFIIVFHITSAALLFISTIDNAWWVGDNFYTDVWRMCSMNTSTCMAITDQFREYQSIQAVQATMILSTIFCCVAFLVFILQLFRLKQGERFVLTSVIQLLSCLCVMIAVSIYTDRHEELHKSHEYSIEVSEGRYGYSFVLAWIAFAFTLISGVMYLILRKRK from the exons ATGTTGATTCTCCTGGCTTTCATTATTGTGTTTCATATAAcctcagcagcactgctgttcaTCTCAACTATTGACAAT gcaTGGTGGGTAGGAGATAATTTTTATACAGATGTCTGGAGGATGTGTTCCATGAATACTAGTACCTGTATGGCTATTACTGATCAGTTCAGAG aGTATCAATCAATTCAGGCTGTTCAGGCCACCATGATCCTATCTACAATTTTCTGTTGTGTggcatttctggttttcattcttCAACTCTTCCGTCTAAAGCAAGGAGAAAGATTTGTGTTAACCTCTGTTATCCAGCTCCTGTCAT gtcTGTGTGTTATGATTGCAGTTTCCATTTATACAGATAGGCATGAAGAACTGCACAAGAGCCATGAATACAGCATTGAAGTTTCTGAAGGCCGATATGGCTATTCCTTTGTCTTAGCCTGGATTGCATTTGCCTTTACTCTGATCAGCGGTGTTATGTACCTAATATTAAGGAAGCGTAAATAA